A region of Oncorhynchus kisutch isolate 150728-3 linkage group LG29, Okis_V2, whole genome shotgun sequence DNA encodes the following proteins:
- the LOC109873909 gene encoding olfactory receptor 2AT4-like — MHRPGAQVCGTSSAMTFLHRLQWNDSSVLIHPPGFYIIGFTSLPFANLYFIFLAFVYVVSVVFNIFVIYIIMVDHRLHNPKFMAVGNLAVVDLVLNTCIIPGMLKAFLAKNNFVPFNLCMVQMYVYYSFISMESFSIAVLAYDRMIAICFPLRHGSINTMTSMSCILGVIWCFCLGIQIFSAAIMTRLSYCDSVNVYSYFCDYAPVFRLACNDNTLQWAVASVLSLVILLGPLSFIILSYMSILIAVFRMKSVESRVKALATCTEHLILVAVFFFPVLIIFMVGLLARIKPDPDLRVLSLSLASCIPPCLNPIVYSLKTKEIKSKVLTMFRRIKVQVVND; from the coding sequence ATGCATAGACCTGGAGCGCAGGTGTGCGGAACCAGCTCAGCCATGACATTCCTCCACAGGTTGCAATGGAACGACTCCTCCGTTCTAATCCATCCTCCAGGGTTCTACATCATCGGCTTCACCTCCCTGCCCTTTGCCAACCTCTACTTCATCTTCCTCGCTTTCGTTTACGTGGTGTCGGTCGTGTTCAACATATTTGTGATCTATATAATCATGGTGGACCATCGCCTCCACAACCCCAAGTTTATGGCGGTTGGTAACCTCGCGGTGGTTGATCTGGTGCTGAATACTTGCATTATTCCCGGTATGCTAAAGGCGTTTCTTGCTAAAAACAATTTTGTGCCGTTTAATCTGTGTATGGTACAGATGTATGTGTATTATTCCTTCATATCTATGGAATCGTTCTCCATCGCCGTGCTCGCCTATGACCGTATGATCGCCATATGTTTTCCTCTGAGGCACGGCTCCATCAACACCATGACGAGTATGTCGTGTATTCTCGGTGTCATCTGGTGCTTCTGTCTTGGTATACAGATATTCAGTGCTGCAATTATGACCAGGCTGTCCTACTGCGATTCCGTTAATGTCTACAGCTATTTCTGTGATTACGCACCAGTGTTTCGGCTGGCATGTAACGACAACACCCTGCAATGGGCTGTGGCTTCAGTTCTGAGCCTGGTTATCCTCCTCGGCCCACTGTCCTTCATCATTCTGTCATACATGAGTATTCTAATCGCTGTGTTCAGGATGAAAAGCGTTGAGAGTCGTGTGAAAGCGCTGGCCACCTGCACTGAGCACCTCATTCTAGTGGCAGTATTCTTCTTTCCGGTTCTGATTATTTTCATGGTTGGGTTATTAGCGCGCATCAAACCAGACCCTGACCTGCGCGTACTGAGCCTGTCGCTGGCCTCGTGCATCCCGCCCTGTCTCAACCCCATCGTCTACTCTCTGAAAACTAAAGAGATCAAGAGCAAAGTGCTCACCATGTTCAGGAGAATTAAAGTTCAAGTAGTTAACGATTGA